CCGTAAAGACATTCTGAGGGGTGAATTTCGATTCTATGAGCTCCGGAACTATCAATTTATTTGCCATTATATTTATAAGTCCGATATACTTAATTCTGACTAAAACCTTGGCTATCAAATAAGTTAAAAAATTTAAATAATACACTATTATTACCGGTTTTTTATAAAATCCTGCTTCTAAAGAGGCTGTTCCGCTTGCAGCTACTATTATGTCGCTTGAAGCTAAAGCATCTTTAACGGAATCTGTAATAATATACCAATCTTGAGATATATTTTTCTTTTTCAACGCCTGTGCGAAATAGGATGAATCTATTCCTTTTCTAAACGGAAAGATAAAAAAGGCGTCTTTATAAGCAGACTTTATAAGCTGCAAAGACTTGATAATTCGATTTGCGTGATATTTAAGTTCGGTTTTTCTTGAACCGGGTAAAAATGAAATTACGGGATAATTACTGCTCATTTCTTTAGCTTGCGCTTCCTGCTTATATTCTAACTCGTACAATGGATTCCCGAAATAGTACGCTTCGATACCTGCTTTTTTATAAATTTCAAGCTCGAATGGAAAAATAGTAATCACAAATTTAATATACCTTTTTATAAAATTAATCCTTTTATATCTTGATGCCCATATTTTCGGAGGAATAAAATAAACTACGGGAATTTTTAACTTATGCGATAATTTTGCTATTTTAAAATTAAAAGAGGGGAAATCGACCAATATGACAACATCCGGTTTATTAAGCCTTATCCAGCTTGAAACGTTCTTTAAAACACTTTTGATTGTTTTGATCTTGCATATAACCTCCGTAAAACCCATGACGGCTAATTTATCGATGCCAGCAATCAGTTCTGCCCCTTCCGATTTTAGATTTTCGCCTCCCATCGCGTAATACATTGTCCCGGATTTAATTTTTTTAAGGTATTTAATTAAGCCGGAAGCAAATATATCCCCTGAAAGTTCTCCTGCGATAATAAGTACTTTTGCCAATTTTCGTCGGGCTTTAATAGTTTAACATAAATTTACATTACATATATGGAAATGGATGATTCGTTCGCCTTTTTAATAAACTCTTCTTTGTTTAGAACAATAGTGTTGGCTTCGAATGCTAAACAAGTAGCATTAACCGACATAAGTGCATCTATCGTATTGCCGCCGACGGCAGGAACATCAAATCTTAAATCCTGGTTCGGCTTGTTGACTTTTACGACGACAGCCCCGCCGCTTGCAAGTTTTCCTCCTCTTATAATTGCTTCATCCGTTCCCTCTATCGCTTCTAATGCCATAACTGATTTATCCTTTATAACGGCGGTCTGTCCAATATCGGCGGCGGCAATCAATCTTGCGGCATTCAATCCAAAGCCGATATCGTCCATTTCTTTTTTAGTGGGAACCCGTTTAGAAGCAACGCCCTTTGGCAGGAAAATAGAGGTTATATACTTAGTTTGCGGAACTACGGTTATGCCTTCTTTTTCAAAGAAATTGCAAATTGCGTTCAAGATAGTATCATCCCTTTTATCTTTAAGCGATAAAAAAAGCGTGATAGCCTTTAAATCCGGTTTGACCTTTTTAAACATAAGGGTTTTTTTTACCTTGCCTGCCATAATTACATCTCTAACCCCAACGGAATTAAAAAATTTTACCAATTTTCCGAGCTGGCCGACGCTTATATAAACAATCGAATCCGTATGCTCCGCCAAACCCTTGTCGGCTTCTTCCTCTATCGCGCACACATGCACGGAATACCCTTTGGATTTTAGTTCATTTATGTATATTAAAGGAAACTCTCCGTAACCGGCAATTATTCCAATATTTTTATCTTCCATAAATAAAAGTTACCTTGTTATGCCCCTTTTGGATTTTTCGATAAAATTAGTAAACTTTTCTATTTTATCCGAACCGTTTAACTCCAGTTTTATTTTTTCTAATGCGGCTTTGGTGGTAACTTTTGATTTATATATAATTTTAAAGGCATTTTTTATTTTATCTATTTCTTCTTTTGAAAAACCCCTCCTTTCCAAGCCTATTCTATTTATCCCGTATATCCTTGCCCTGTCTCCAGATGCAATAAGATACGGCGGAATATCCTGAACAACCATCGAACCGCCGGCAACTAAAGCCGATTCGCCGACTCTGACAAACTGATGAACGGCGCAAATACCTCCCAATATGGCATAATCGTGAATCTCGATATGGCCCGCTAATGTCGCATTATTTGCGAGAATTACATGATTACCGATAATACAATCATGCGCCACATGAACATGCATCATAAACAGGTTAGAATCGCCGACCGCGGTAATACCGTTTCCCGTTACGGTTCCGGTATTAAATGTCGCATATTCCCTTATGATGTTATTATTGCCTATGATAAGTTTTGTATCTTCCCCTCTGTATTTAAGGTCCTGCGGAATTGAACCTATAGAAGCAAATTGAAATATTTTATTGTTATCCCCTATCGTGGTATTTCCTTCTATAACGACATGGGAAGCGATTTTATTATTCTTGCCGATTTTTACGCCGTCTTTGATAACGGTATATGGCCCTACATCCGTTGAGTCGTCTATTCTGGCGCCTTCATAAATAATTGCGGTTTTATCTATCATAAACCCTTTTATCCTTAAATATATTTTTTATGGTTTTACAAAAGAAGCCATAAGGTCTGCCTCTGCGCATAATTTTCCGTCAACTAAGGCTTTCCCGTGAAACATCCATATAAACTGCTTTCTTTTAACAAGCTCGACATTCAATACTATAGTGCTTCCAGGGAAAATCGGTTTTCTAAATCTTGCCTTATCTATTCCCATAAAATAAGTGAGCATATTTTTTAGATCGTCGTCTTCTTCCGTTTTATATGCAAGAATTCCCCCTGCCTGAGCTAATGCCTCCAGAATAAGCACTCCTGGCATAACGGGATAGGACGGGAAGTGCCCCTGAAAAAACGGCTCATTAATTGTGGTATTTTTAATAGCGGTAATAGATTTTCCTTTTTCGAGCGCAATAACCTTATCCACCATAAGAAAAGGAAATCTATGCGGAAGAAGATTTAGTATCTCCTGAATACCTATTTCCGTTAAATTTGAAGACCCTTCATTAATCATTTTTTAGTCCCTTGTCTTTTCGATATCTTTTATTCTTTTAAAAAGTTCGGGGAGTCTTTTGAATAGCACAACCGAACTGCGCCAATCTTTAATAGAAAAAGCCGGGGAACCGGATATGATGTCGTTATCCTTTATGTTATGCGCAACGCCCGACTGTGCCGCTATTATAACGCCGTTCCCTATCCTGATGTGCCCTGCAATACCCACCTGCCCGCCGATCGTCACATTATCTCCTACCTCCGAACTGCCGGCAATTCCGGTTTGTGCGGCAATAACGCAATTGCTGCCGATTATTACATTATGAGCAATCTGGGACAGATTGTCTATCTTTGTTCCCCTGCCTATTTTAGTAAAATCGGCAACACCCCTATCGACGGTAACATTGGCGCCTAATTCGACATCGTCATCCAGAATAACATAACCTGAATGAATAATTTTCACATAGCCGTTTTTATCTCTGGCATACCCAAATCCGTCGCTTCCTATAACGGAACCTGAATGAATTATGCAGTTATTACCTATTTTAGAATTGTCGTAAACGGTAACATTCGGATAAATCTTGACGCTGTCCCCTATCTTAACATTTTTTCCGATAAAAACATTGCTCATTATATTGCAATCTTTACCTATAACCGAACCGGCATCTACAAAAACGCCCGGGTATAATATAGAGTTTTCGCTTATTAACGCAGTTTTATCGACTCTGGCATATTGCAGAAAATCCTTAGAAACCGTTTTGTCTAAACTATTCTTCCCGCTAAATAACTGCGTTGCTTTTGCAAAGGCTAAATAAGGATTTTTTGAGTCGAGTATAAGGAATTTAATTCCCGAAGGAAGTTCCCGTTTTAAAGACTCGTAATCCATAATTACCGCACAAGCCTTTGTTTCGCTAAGATATTTAAGATATTTTAAATTTGAAATAAACGAAATCTCATCGCTTTTCGCTCCCTGCAAAGAGCCTGCTCCCGAAATAAAAATATCTGCCGGAAGTTTGCCTATGCTGTGTAAAGATAACTTTGAAACAATGTCGTTAAGCGGTATGGCCATAAAAAATAAAAATTAAAATACGATTTATATTATATGATATTACAATATCTTATTTTGAGTTCATCTGCGTTAAAACTTCATTTGTAATATCAATCCCCTGAGCCCTGTAAACTACGCTTGGTCTGTCGATAACAAGCTGGTAGCCGTTTTTCTTTGCAATTGCGGTTATAATAGCAGTGGCTTTATCTACTATTCCTTTTAAAAGCGTATATCTTTTTTCTGCCATAGCACCCTGAACATGCTTCTCCTCGGCTCTAAACTTTGAAATATCCGTTTCAAACTCCTTTGTCTTATGCGCCTTTTCGCTGGCCGACATTATAGAGCCGTTCTGCTTCAAATCATTTTGAATCGCGGCTATTTTTTTTCTCATCGTTAACAATCTGGCGGTATATGTGGAATACAAAGCCTTTAGCTCCGCATTAGCTTTTTTGCCCTGATTTGACATCGAAATAATATTTTGCATATTAACTACGGCAATGGAGGAACCCGCCGCCCATACATTTTTTGAATTTGAATAAGTTAATGCCATGGCGAATAAAGTTAAAATTACCGCAAGACTTAAATTAAAAATTAATCTTTTCATACAATCTCCTTGTTTTATTTTTTATTTTTTTTATTGCTAAATACCAGGAAAACTCTGACCCAGGCTAAACTGAATCCTCGTCGGATTATTCCCGTTTATCGGCGTTCCAAGTATTTTGCCATAAGTAATAGTTATGGGTCCAAACGGGGAATACCAGTTAAAACCGATTCCCGCCGCCTGAACGAGGTCCAATGGAAATACCGGTTCGCTCTGCCCCCATGCATTACCCGCATTCCACCATAAAAATCCATAAAAGCCCATCTTTTTAAGAATGGGTACTGAATATTTTGCCTGAACCGTAAACATCTTTGTTCCGCCGATAAGCAAGCCGTTTTGCGAGGGACCGACGGAATCGTACATAAATCCTAAAAGCGGGTATGTATTCATTATACCGCCGACAAAAAATCTCTGGTATATCGGCAATGCAACGGAAGACCTGGTTGAAGTTACATAACCTGCCTGCGCCCCCTGCATGAAAGATGTCCCCCACCATAACGGTATATAGTGGTTTGCCTGCGCTACAAATTTGATAAAATCGTCATTGCCGCCGATCGGGGGACCGGCAAAGCTGACCCTGAAACTGTCTAAATTGCCCGCGGTCGGAACCATAGGATTATTTAATGTGTTATAAACGGTCGTTAAAGAAGCCTCGCTCGTTATCAATCTCCCCTGAGGCAAAATATTTAAAAGACCGGGAATTATAACCGATGTGTCTTCCTCTAAAAGGTACCTAAAATATTCCGTAAGCACATTTTTATAAAGCGGATAACCTAAAGTAATCGAACCGCCGACCGAACGATAGGCAAATTCATAGTAAAGACCGTTAAAGGTGTCATATAAAGATAAATTAAACGATAAAGGTTTCGCAAAAATATAAGTAAGGTACGGCTGAAGAATATTAAAACTATACGACTGATACGGCCCGCCAACCTGAGCATTTAAAGAGGCGGATATTCCCGTCCCAAATAAATTTGACTCGGAGATTGACGATATTGCCATAAAAGCCGTGGCAGAGCTATACCCGCCGCCAATCGTAAATTTACCCGTATTCTGTTCCTTAACATGCACTTTGACATCTAATATGCTTTCACCCGGAACCTTTTCGGTGGTGATGGCGACATGCTTAAAATACATCAAGTTTTTTAAATTTTGTCTCGATATTTTTATAAGCTTTGGGTTATATTCCTCGCCGGGGTAAAGAGCGAGCGCTCTAAGTATGACATAGCTGTAAGTAACATCATTTCCGGTTATCGTAATTTTGCCGAATTTTGCAATCTTACCCTTATGAACGATTAGTTTAATCAAAACAGAATTTGTTTTTTGTCTGATTTTTATGGACGGCTCGACATTCGCAAAGGCATACCCTTTATTTGTGTAGAACTTGGTAATATTCAGTATCTCTTTTTCTATATATTGCCTGTTAAAAATATCCCCCACTTTTGTGATTATAAGTTTTTTAACGGAAATATATTCCCCCGAATCCTTTTTAACATTTTTTATTTCAAGGTCAACATTCGATATTCTATACTGCGGCCCTTGGACTATCTTTATGATAATTGTTACATACTTCTTATTTTTAGAGAAAATGAATACGGGTTTTCTGACCCTTACATTTATATAACCGTGATTATAGTAAAAACCTAATAATTTAATAATCTGGTTATTTAATTTTGCTTTCTTGAACTTTCCCGCACCCGTTATCCATGTCAGCAGATTAACCGTCTTTATGCCCATCACGGATTGAAGCTTTGCCGAAGGGAAAGAGCTGTTGCCTTCAAATTCAACTTTCTCAACCATTACGGGGGAATTTTCGTTTATAAGAAAATGGATGCCGATATAATTGCCTTGAAAGGTTGTCTTTTTTACTTTTATCTTCGCATTATAATATCCCTCGGCCGAATATATAAATTTAAGAATTTTTAACGCCTTATCTAAGCCATAAGAGCTATAAGGCGAATTAACCTTCAGATTTATTACCTTCTTGATTTTCTTTACGCTTACGGAGGCGTTTCCCGAATATTTAATGTATTTAATGTACGGTCTTTCGGACACTATAAAAGTAACCGCCAGCCCTTCGGGTACGGCCCGGGCATTAACCATTATATTTTTAAAATACCCTGTTTTATAAAGGTCTTTAACGCTTTCGTTGATTTTTTTAATCGAATAATAACCCCCTTTTTTTATCTTAATCTTGCTTGCGATAAATGAAGCGCCCGTCCTTATATTACCTTTTACCCTGATAGAATAAATCTTTTTTGAAACAGGCACATGCTTTTTGATTTTTTCCGCTTTTAAGCGGCTCAAAATTAACGAGGACACCTTTTGGGATAAGGTATAAATGCTTTTTTCCAAAGACTTTTTACCGGCGCCCGAATATTTTACCGTTTTGGAGTTATAAATATCCGCGGCCTCTATCAGCATGGCATGAATTTCGTAATGAGATCCAAACCTTGCGATGCTGCCTGTTATAATATAATTTGAATGATATTTTATGCCAAGCCTTTTTATTCCGGCAAGGTTCATCTTTGTATTAAAATTAAAATACGGCGGTTTTTTAAGGAGCGTGTATGCTAATACAAAGTATGGTTTTTTTGAATCCATATAGGTTTTAAAAACATCGGTAAACGATTTATCTATATTTTTTAATGCCGGAGTCCCCTTTTGATGGAAAAAACCGACAAACACATCCTTGTTGTTTAATAAGGCATAAGCTTTTGTCGAATTTAAAAAAACAACAAAAGAAATGAAAAGTAAAAATAAAGACAATCTGAAAAATTTCATTTTAATAACCTATCAAATAATAAATTATATGTCAATTTATATGTTCTATGATACCGTTTACGATTTTAATTTTATGTCCCATCATATTTGAAAACTCTTCGTCATGAGTAACGACAATCAGCGTCTTATTATATTTTTTATTTAGATTTATAATTATCTCGTGTAGTTTTTCCGCATGTCTCGGGTCTAAATTACCCGTCGGTTCGTCCATTAAAACAACCTTTGGAGAGCCTATAAGAGCCCTTGCAATTGCCGCCCTCTGTTGTTCCCCTCCCGAAAGCGTATACGGCTTAAAATTCAGCCTGTGTTCAAGCCCCAGCTCGCATAAATAATCGCGCGCAATTTTTAACGCCTTCGCTTTTGGTTCATTCCTTATATATAGCGGCATGGCAACATTTTCAATACAGCTGAATTCGTTTAAAAGATAATGAAACTGAAAAACAAAACCTATATTTTCGTTGCGAAATTCGGAAAGTCTTTTATCCGTCAGCCCGTATATATCTGCATTTTCAAAATACCCGACACTTCCCGAATCCGGTTTTAAAAGCGTCCCCATAATGTGAAGCAGAGTGCTTTTGCCTGTGCCCGATTCCCCTGTTATTGCAAATGTCTCGCCGGCTTTTATTTCTAAATCGGCTGCGTCAAGAATGCTGACGGTTTCGTCCCCCGTTTTAAATATTTTGCTTACCTTCCTTAAGCATATTGCAGGTGAGGTTGGCTCCGCCGGTCCTGCGGACCGCTGATTTTCAATTCCATGATATTTATTCATGTCTTACGCCCTCAGCAGGATCTATTTTGCTTGCTTTATAGGAAGGGTACAGCGTTGCTATAAAGCTTAAAAAAAGGGCGCTGGATCCGATAACTATAAACTCGCCCGGGGTCATTCTTACAGGCAGGGTTGTTATGTAATAAACAGAGGACGGCAGGCTTATTATATGATAAGTCTTTTCAAGGTAACCGATTAAAAAACCCGATATAAGCCCGAGCGAAGTTCCGACAAGACCTATTATGATGCCCTGGGCCATAAAAATAATCATTATATCCCTCGAACTTGCACCTATAGATTTTAATATGGCTATGTCTTTGCGTTTTTCCATAACAACCATAATCAATGTAGAAATAATATTAAATGCCGCCACTAATACAATTAAGGAAAGTATAATAAACATAGTAAGCTTTTCCAATCTTATGGCGGAAAATAGGTTTTTGTTAAGTTCCTCCCAGCTTAACGCATAAAAAGAGGATGACGGCTTTTTGTTTAATATTCTCTCTATCTTTTTTGCGTAGAGGTTTGCAAGCCCTATCTTATCAAGTTTAACCTCCATTCCCGTTACGGTGCCGCGGGGTAATCCCAAAAACATCTGCGCATTTTTTATAGAGATAAAAGAAAATGTGGAGTCGTAATTGTACATGCCGCTGTTTATAATTCCGCAAACGGTGAACCTTTCGGTTTTCGGCACAATACCAAACGGGGTCATCTGCCCTTCGGGAGACATTATAAGCACCTTATCCCCTACCGAAACCCCGAGGTTTTGCGCCAGAACCTTTCCAAGCACTATACCGTTGTACTTTTTGCCGTTAAGCCCGTTTAAACTCCCTTTAATTAAATACTTTTTTAGATTTGTTACCTTTTCCTCCGTTTTAATATCGATTCCTCTTAAGACGCTGCCTGTTGAGGTACCGGCGGAAGAAATCATAACATCCGTATAAATGAAAGGTGAAACGCTTTTAACCCCTTTTATGGCGGATATATCTTTCATCACGCCGTCATAATGATTAATGGAGCTGTTATAATTTAAAACAATAATTTGAGATTCGATTCCGATAACTTTGTTTTCGAGCGCACGGTCGAAACCGCTCATTACCGATATAACTACAATCAAAGCCATCACGCCTATCGCTATGCCCGATATAGATATAAAACTCAGCAAAGATATAAAGGAGTTATTTTTCGGCTTTAAATAACGAAGAGCAATATTTGTATGAAAATTCATATCATCGGTCATTTTTACTTGTTAACGGGTTTAAGCAACGGAAATAATATAACATCTCTAATGGAATACGAATTCGTTAAAAGCATAACAATCCTGTCTATGCCTATACCGCAGCCGGCAGTGGGGGGAAGCCCCTGTTTCAGCGCCTCGATGTAGTCGTCGTCCATTTCCACAGGAAGTCCTTCTTTAATTTTTGCATCCACCTGCGACTTAAACCTTTCTTCCTGATCGAACGGGTCATTAAGCTCCGAAAAGGCATTTCCTATTTCCCTTCCTGCTATGAATAGCTCAAACCTGTCCGCAACCGAGGGATCTTCATCGTTCCTTCTCGCTAAAGGCGAGCTTTCGACGGGATAATCCGTCACAAAAGTAGGATTTATAAGTTTCGGCTCCACCGTTTCATCGAATAAAAGGGTTAATAGTTCGCCATAGCTGTCATTTCTGCTTATATTAGAAACATTTTTTGCCGTTAGGATGTCATAAATCTTTGAGGCGGAATCTACTTCTTCGGGCTTGAATCCCGCAATTTCGAAAAGGCTGTCCTTTAATTTTATTCTTTTAAAGGGGGGAGTAAAATCTAATTTTTCAGAGGCATAGTCGATTTGAAGATTCCCGCAAATATGTTTTGCGAGTTCGGAAAGCATCTCCTCGACAAAATTCATTAAATATTCGTGCGTCGCGTATGCCATATAAAATTCTAACATCGTAAATTCGGGGTTGTGTTTTACGGAAATGCCTTCGTTGCGAAAATTTCTCCCAATTTCGTACACCCTGTCAAAGCCGCCTACGACTAATCTTTTTAAATACAACTCTGGCGCTATTCGCATATAAAGTTCTAAATTAAGGGCGTTATGATGCGTTTTAAAAGGCCTTGCCGTTGCGCCACCCGGGTTAGTCTGCATAACCGGCGTTTCAACCTCTAAAAATTCGTTGGAATTTAAAAAGGAGCGTATAAAATTAATCGTCTGCGCCCTTTTTTTAAATATCTCGCGCGCCCCCTCGTTTGCTATTAAATCTATATATCTTTTTCTGAAACGGGCCTCGATGTCCTTAAGCCCGTGCCATTTTTCAGGCAAAGGCAAAATAGATTTAGTCAGGATGCCGATACGCTCTACTTTTATCGTCAGTTCATTTGTTTTTGTCCTGAAAAGATGTCCCTCCACCCCGACAATATCTCCCGCATCGATAAATTCGGTAAAAAGCTCAAAATCACCATCTTTTACCGTACCTTTTTGGATATAACACTGTATCTCCCCTTCGCCGTCCCGAAGCCTGAAAAACGAAGCCTTGCCAAAATTTCTTATGATAAGAATTCTGCCGGCAGTTTTTACGCCTGCCGTATTTTTTTCAAAAAACTCTCTGTCTTTTGAATTATATTCGCCTATAATCTCTTTAATATTTTCTTCTTTTATAAAATTATTATCAAAAGGGTTTATCCCTTTTTCTTTTAATTTTTTTAGCTTTTCAATGCGCCCTTTTTCGACAAGATTTAGCTCCTGTTCCAAACTAAAGCCCTCCCTATTTTTATTCCTTTGCCTTTACTCCCAGCAAATATGCGCTTATAAATTCATCTATATCCCCGTCAAAAACACTCTGGTCGTCATAAACGGTTACCCCCGTTCTATGATCTTTTATTACACGGTTTGGATTGAGCGTGTAAGACCTTATCTGAGAACCCCATGATATATCTTTTTTGGTTTTTTGAAGCTTGCTTTCCTCTTCCTCTTTTTTCTTTTTATAATAATCGTATAGTCTTGCCCTTAACAGCTTATATGCAACATCCTTGTTTTTATGCTGGGACCTTTCATTTTGACATGCCACAACAATCCCGGTCGGAATATGAGTGATTCTGACGGCCGAATCGGTAGTGTTTACATGCTGTCCGCCAGCCCCGCTAGAACGATATGTATCTATCCTTAAATCTTTTTCATCTATGACGATGTCGATATTATCGTCTATTTCAGGATAGACAAAAACAGAGGCAAAGGATGTATGCCTTCTTTTATTGGCATCAAAGGGGGAAATCCTGACAAGCCTGTGAACCCCGATTTCAGCCTTAAGGTAGCCGTAAGCAAATTCACCGTACACAACAAATGTCACGCTTTTAACACCGGCTTCTTCGCCGGCGTTATACTCCATTATAATGGTTTTAAATCTTTTTCGTTCCGCCCATCTTAAATACATTCTCAAAAGCATGTTTGCAAAATCCATAGACTCCGTTCCGCCGGAACCTGCGTGAATTTCAACAATAGCGTTAAGCTTATCGTCTTTTCCCGAAAGAGTGAGATCTATTTCTAAACCAGAAATCTCTTTTTCAAGCGGCTTTAGGCTCTCCGCAAGGTCGGATAACATATTTTCATCGTTAGCCTCTAAAGACAGAGCATATAAATCCTTTATATGTTTAAATTCGCCATAGACCTTATAAAACGGCTTCAATCTATTTTCAATTGCCGACTTTTCCTTTAGCACCGATGTCGAAAAAGAAATATCGTTATAAAATCCCTCTTTTGCGGTTATCCCGTCTATTTCTTTAAGCCTGTCCTTTAGTCTGGCAACTTCAAAGCCTCCTCCCTATTTTTTCAAGTTTATCGTCAAGACCTTTTACCATTCTATCCAGAAGGCTTAAATTTAAAACATCGCTTACCTTTGAATCAGACACTATATAATCTCCCTTAAATATTATAAAATTTAAATCCGCCTTTTAAAAGATTTATTTAAAAAAAGGTATGATATTATTAAATATATTAAAGATAAAGAAAAAAGAGCAGTAACGATATAAGTAAATATATTACCATATAAAGCAAAAAAAGTCTTTTTATTAATTAATTTTACATATCCTATCATAAATGTTCTTTTGAAAATGCCTGTTTCTTCCAGTATTTTACCGGTTGGAGATATTATTCCGCTAATTCCGGAGTTTCCAGCCCTTGCCACATACCTGTCGTTTTCTACTGCCGAAAAAACGGTCATAGACATATCCTGATACGGCGCGGATGTCTTTCCGTACCAGGCGTCGTCCGTAATACTGATTAAAAGATTAGCGCCGTCTTTTGAAAAATTTCTTACCAATGAGTTAAAATATGCTTCATAGCATATCATGGAACCCGCCTTAA
This is a stretch of genomic DNA from Candidatus Acidulodesulfobacterium ferriphilum. It encodes these proteins:
- the lysS gene encoding lysine--tRNA ligase, with the protein product MEQELNLVEKGRIEKLKKLKEKGINPFDNNFIKEENIKEIIGEYNSKDREFFEKNTAGVKTAGRILIIRNFGKASFFRLRDGEGEIQCYIQKGTVKDGDFELFTEFIDAGDIVGVEGHLFRTKTNELTIKVERIGILTKSILPLPEKWHGLKDIEARFRKRYIDLIANEGAREIFKKRAQTINFIRSFLNSNEFLEVETPVMQTNPGGATARPFKTHHNALNLELYMRIAPELYLKRLVVGGFDRVYEIGRNFRNEGISVKHNPEFTMLEFYMAYATHEYLMNFVEEMLSELAKHICGNLQIDYASEKLDFTPPFKRIKLKDSLFEIAGFKPEEVDSASKIYDILTAKNVSNISRNDSYGELLTLLFDETVEPKLINPTFVTDYPVESSPLARRNDEDPSVADRFELFIAGREIGNAFSELNDPFDQEERFKSQVDAKIKEGLPVEMDDDYIEALKQGLPPTAGCGIGIDRIVMLLTNSYSIRDVILFPLLKPVNK
- a CDS encoding lipoprotein-releasing ABC transporter permease subunit gives rise to the protein MTDDMNFHTNIALRYLKPKNNSFISLLSFISISGIAIGVMALIVVISVMSGFDRALENKVIGIESQIIVLNYNSSINHYDGVMKDISAIKGVKSVSPFIYTDVMISSAGTSTGSVLRGIDIKTEEKVTNLKKYLIKGSLNGLNGKKYNGIVLGKVLAQNLGVSVGDKVLIMSPEGQMTPFGIVPKTERFTVCGIINSGMYNYDSTFSFISIKNAQMFLGLPRGTVTGMEVKLDKIGLANLYAKKIERILNKKPSSSFYALSWEELNKNLFSAIRLEKLTMFIILSLIVLVAAFNIISTLIMVVMEKRKDIAILKSIGASSRDIMIIFMAQGIIIGLVGTSLGLISGFLIGYLEKTYHIISLPSSVYYITTLPVRMTPGEFIVIGSSALFLSFIATLYPSYKASKIDPAEGVRHE
- a CDS encoding peptide chain release factor 2 (programmed frameshift), yielding MVKGLDDKLEKIGRRLEVARLKDRLKEIDGITAKEGFYNDISFSTSVLKEKSAIENRLKPFYKVYGEFKHIKDLYALSLEANDENMLSDLAESLKPLEKEISGLEIDLTLSGKDDKLNAIVEIHAGSGGTESMDFANMLLRMYLRWAERKRFKTIIMEYNAGEEAGVKSVTFVVYGEFAYGYLKAEIGVHRLVRISPFDANKRRHTSFASVFVYPEIDDNIDIVIDEKDLRIDTYRSSGAGGQHVNTTDSAVRITHIPTGIVVACQNERSQHKNKDVAYKLLRARLYDYYKKKKEEEESKLQKTKKDISWGSQIRSYTLNPNRVIKDHRTGVTVYDDQSVFDGDIDEFISAYLLGVKAKE